Proteins encoded by one window of Castor canadensis chromosome 2, mCasCan1.hap1v2, whole genome shotgun sequence:
- the Flnc gene encoding filamin-C isoform X1, giving the protein MMNNSGYSDASGLGLGDEADEMPSTEKDLAEDAPWKKIQQNTFTRWCNEHLKCVGKRLTDLQRDLSDGLRLIALLEVLSQKRMYRKFHPRPNFRQMKLENVSVALEFLEREHIKLVSIDSKAIVDGNLKLILGLIWTLILHYSISMPMWEDEDDEDARKQTPKQRLLGWIQNKVPQLPITNFNRDWQDGKALGALVDNCAPGLCPDWEAWDPNQPVQNAREAMQQADDWLGVPQVIAPEEIVDPNVDEHSVMTYLSQFPKAKLKPGAPVRSKQLNPKKAIAYGPGIEPQGNTVLQPAHFTVQTVDAGVGEVLVYIEDPEGHTEEAKVVPNNDKDRTYAVSYVPKVAGLHKVTVLFAGQNIERSPFEVNVGMALGDANKVSARGPGLEPVGNVANKPTYFDIYTAGAGTGDVAVVIVDPQGRRDTVEVALEDKGDSTFRCTYRPVMEGPHTVHVAFAGAPITRSPFPVHVAEVPLPLPRPSVPIIHQAKKVAPPCNPNACRASGRGLQPKGVRVKEVADFKVFTKGAGSGELKVTVKGPKGTEEPVKVREAGDGVFECEYYPVVPGKYVVTITWGGYAIPRSPFEVQVSPEAGAQKVRAWGPGLETGQVGKSADFVVEAIGTEVGTLGFSIEGPSQAKIECDDKGDGSCDVRYWPTEPGEYAVHVICDDEDIRDSPFIAHIQPAPPDCFPDKVKAFGPGLEPTGCIVDRPAEFTIDARAAGKGDLKLYAQDADGCPIDIKVIPNGDGTFRCSYVPTKPIKHTIIISWGGVNVPKSPFRVNVGEGSHPERVKVYGPGVEKTGLKANEPTYFTVDCSEAGQGDVSIGIKCAPGVVGPAEADIDFDIIKNDNDTFTVKYTPPGAGHYTIMVLFANQEIPASPFHIKVDPSHDASKVKAEGPGLNRTGVEVGKPTHFTVLTKGAGKAKLDVQFAGAAKGEVVRDFEIIDNHDYSYTVKYTAVQQGNMAVTVTYGGDPVPKSPFVVNVAPPLDLSKVKVQGLNSKVAVGQEQAFSVSTQGAGGQGQLDVRMTSPSRRPVPCKLEPGAGAETQAVRYMPPEEGPYKVDITYDGHPVPGSPFAVEGVLPPDPSKVCAYGPGLKGGLVGTPAPFSIDTKGAGTGGLGLTVEGPCEAKIECQDNGDGSCAVSYLPTEPGEYTINILFAEAHIPGSPFKATIRPVFDPSKVRASGPGLERGKAGEAATFTVDCSEAGEAELTIEILSDAGVKAEVLIHNNADGTYHITYSPAFPGTYTITIKYGGHPIPKFPTRVHVQPAVDTSGVKVSGPGVEPHGVLREVTTEFTVDARSLTATGGNHVTAHVLNPSGAKTDTYVTDNGDGTYRVQYTAYEEGVHLVEVLYDEVAVPKSPFRVGVTEGCDPTRVRAFGPGLESGLVNKANRFTVETRGAGTGGLGLAIEGPSEAKMSCKDNKDGSCTVEYIPFTPGDYDVNITFGGRPIPGSPFRVPVKDVVDPGKVKCSGPGLGAGVRARVPQTFTVDCSQAGRAPLQVAVLGPTGVAEPVEVRDNGDGTHTVHYTPATDGPYTVAVKYADQEVPRSPFKIKVLPAHDASKVRASGPGLNASGIPASLPVEFTIDARDAGEGLLTVQILDPEGKPKKANIRDNGDGTYTVSYLPDMSGRYTITIKYGGDEIPYSPFRIHALPTGDASKCLVTVSIGGHGLGACLGPRIQIGEETVITVDAKAAGKGKVTCTVSTPDGAELDVDVVENHDGTFDIYYTAPEPGKYVITIRFGGEHIPNSPFHVLACDSLPRVEEPAEVLQLHQPHAPPRPSTCPTHWATEEPVVPVEPLESMLRPFNLVIPFTVQKGELTGEVRMPSGKTARPNITDNKDGTITVRYAPTEKGLHQMGIKYDGNHIPGSPLQFYVDAINSRHVSAYGPGLSHGMVNKPATFTIVTKDAGEGGLSLAVEGPSKAEITCKDNKDGTCTVSYLPTAPGDYSIIVRFDDKHIPGSPFTAKITGDDSMRTSQLNVGTSTDVSLKITESDLSQLTASIRAPSGNEEPCLLKRLPNRHIGISFTPKEVGEHVVSVRKSGKHVTNSPFKILVGPSEIGDASKVRVWGKGLSEGHTFQVAEFIVDTRNAGYGGLGLSIEGPSKVDINCEDMEDGTCKVTYCPTEPGTYIINIKFADKHVPGSPFTVKVTGEGRMKESITRRRQAPSIATIGSTCDLNLKIPGNWFQMVSAQERLTRTFTRSSHTYTRTERTEISKTRGGETKREVRVEESTQVGGDPFPAVFGDFLGRERLGSFGSITRQQEGEASSQDMTAQVTSPSGKTEAAEIVEGEDSAYSVRFVPQEMGPHTVAVKYRGQHVPGSPFQFTVGPLGEGGAHKVRAGGTGLERGVAGMPAEFSIWTREAGAGGLSIAVEGPSKAEIAFEDRKDGSCGVSYVVQEPGDYEVSIKFNDEHIPDSPFVVPVASLSDDARRLTVTSLQETGLKVNQPASFAVQLNGARGVIDARVHTPSGAVEECYVSELDSDKHTIRFIPHENGVHSIDVKFNGAHIPGSPFKIRVGEQSQAGDPGLVSAYGPGLEGGTTGVSSEFIVNTLNAGSGALSVTIDGPSKVQLDCRECPEGHVVTYTPMAPGNYLIAIKYGGPQHIVGSPFKAKVTGPRLSGGHSLHETSTVLVETVTKSSSSRGSSYSSIPKFSSDASKVVTRGPGLSQAFVGQKNSFTVDCSKAGTNMMMVGVHGPKTPCEEVYVKHMGNRVYNVTYTVKEKGDYILIVKWGDESVPGSPFKVNVP; this is encoded by the exons ATGATGAACAACAGTGGCTACTCCGACGCCTCCGGCCTCGGCCTGGGCGATGAGGCGGACGAGATGCCGTCCACTGAGAAGGACCTGGCGGAGGACGCGCCATGGAAGAAGATCCAGCAGAACACGTTCACGCGCTGGTGCAACGAACACCTCAAGTGCGTGGGCAAGCGCCTGACCGACCTGCAGCGCGACCTCAGCGACGGGCTGCGCCTCATCGCGCTGCTCGAGGTGCTCAGTCAGAAGCGCATGTACCGCAAGTTCCACCCGCGCCCCAACTTCCGCCAGATGAAGCTGGAGAACGTGTCTGTGGCTCTCGAGTTCCTGGAGCGCGAGCACATCAAGCTCGTGTCCATCG ACAGCAAGGCCATCGTGGATGGGAACCTAAAGCTGATCCTGGGTCTGATCTGGACTCTGATTCTGCACTACTCCATTTCCATGCCCATGTGGGAGGATGAAGATGATGAAGATGCCCGCAAACAGACACCCAAGCAGCGTCTGCTCGGCTGGATCCAGAACAAGGTCCCCCAGCTGCCCATCACCAACTTCAACCGTGATTGGCAAGACGGCAAGGCTCTGGGTGCCCTGGTGGACAACTGTGCCCCTG GTCTCTGCCCTGACTGGGAAGCCTGGGACCCCAACCAGCCTGTGCAGAATGCTCGGGAAGCCATGCAGCAAGCAGACGACTGGCTCGGGGTGCCCCAG GTGATTGCCCCCGAGGAAATTGTGGACCCCAATGTGGATGAGCATTCGGTCATGACCTACCTGTCCCAGTTCCCCAAGGCCAAGCTAAAACCTGGTGCCCCTGTTCGTTCCAAGCAGTTGAACCCAAAGAAAGCCATCGCCTATGGGCCGG GCATTGAGCCCCAGGGCAACACTGTGCTGCAGCCCGCCCACTTCACTGTGCAGACTGTGGATGCTGGAGTGGGTGAGGTGCTAGTCTACATTGAGGACCCTGAGGGCCACACCGAGGAG gCCAAGGTGGTTCCCAACAATGATAAGGACCGCACCTACGCCGTCTCCTACGTACCAAAGGTTGCTGGGTTACACAAG GTGACTGTGCTCTTTGCTGGCCAGAACATTGAGCGTAGCCCCTTTGAGGTGAATGTGGGCATGGCCCTGGGAGATGCCAACAAGGTGTCAGCCCGTGGCCCTGGCCTGGAACCTGTGGGTAATGTGGCCAACAAACCCACCTACTTTGATATCTATACTGCAG GGGCTGGCACTGGTGATGTTGCCGTGGTGATCGTGGACCCACAGGGCCGGAGGGACACAGTGGAGGTAGCCTTGGAGGACAAGGGTGACAGCACATTCCGCTGCACATACAGGCCTGTGATGGAGGGGCCACACACAGTTCACGTGGCCTTTGCTGGTGCTCCCATCACCCGCAGTCCTTTCCCTGTCCATGTGGCTGAAG TGCCCCTGCCGCTGCCCAGGCCCTCTGTACCCATCATCCACCAGGCCAAGAAAGTGGCACCAC CCTGTAACCCCAATGCCTGCCGTGCCTCTGGGCGAGGCCTGCAGCCCAAAGGTGTGCGTGTAAAAGAGGTGGCTGACTTCAAGGTGTTCACCAAGGGTGCTGGCAGTGGAGAGCTCAAGGTCACAGTCAAGGGGCCAA AGGGCACAGAGGAGCCAGTGAAGGTGCGGGAGGCTGGGGATGGTGTGTTCGAGTGCGAGTACTATCCTGTGGTGCCTGGAAAGTATGTGGTGACCATCACGTGGGGCGGCTATGCCATTCCCCGTAG CCCCTTTGAGGTCCAGGTGAGCCCAGAGGCAGGAGCCCAGAAGGTACGGGCCTGGGGTCCTGGTTTGGAGACTGGCCAGGTGGGCAAGTCAGCTGACTTTGTGGTAGAAGCCATCGGCACAGAAGTGGGGACACTAG GCTTCTCCATTGAGGGACCCTCACAGGCCAAGATTGAGTGTGATGACAAGGGTGATGGTTCCTGTGATGTGCGGTACTGGCCTACAGAGCCTGGGGAGTATGCTGTCCATGTCATCTGTGACGATGAGGACATCCGTGACTCACCCTTCATTGCCCACATCCAGCCAGCCCCACCAGACTGCTTCCCTGACAAG GTGAAGGCCTTTGGGCCTGGCCTGGAGCCCACTGGCTGCATCGTGGACAGGCCTGCTGAGTTCACCATTGATGCTCGTGCTGCTGGCAAGGGAGACCTGAAGCTCTATGCCCAG GATGCAGACGGCTGCCCCATCGACATCAAAGTGATCCCCAACGGCGATGGCACCTTCCGCTGCTCCTATGTGCCCACCAAGCCCATTAAGCACACCATCATCATCTCCTGGGGAGGTGTCAACGTGCCCAAGAGCCCCTTCAGG GTGAACGTGGGAGAGGGCAGTCACCCTGAGCGGGTGAAGGTGTATGGCCCTGGCGTGGAGAAGACAGGCCTCAAGGCCAATGAGCCCACCTATTTCACAGTGGACTGCAGTGAGGCAGGGCAAG GTGATGTGAGCATTGGCATCAAGTGTGCCCCTGGTGTGGTGGGCCCTGCAGAGGCTGACATCGACTTCGACATTATCAAGAATGACAATGACACCTTCACAGTCAAGTACACACCTCCAGGGGCCGGACACTACACCATCATGGTGCTTTTTGCCAACCAG GAGATCCCTGCCAGCCCCTTCCACATCAAGGTGGACCCATCCCACGATGCCAGCAAGGTCAAGGCTGAGGGCCCTGGGCTGAACCGCACAG GTGTGGAAGTCGGAAAGCCCACTCACTTCACTGTGCTGACCAAGGGGGCAGGCAAGGCCAAGCTAGATGTGCAGTTTGCTGGAGCAGCCAAGGGAGAGGTTGTGCGGGACTTTGAAATCATAGACAATCACGACTACTCCTACACCGTCAAGTACACTGCCGTACAGCAG GGCAACATGGCAGTAACAGTGACCTACGGTggagaccctgtccccaaaagCCCCTTTGTGGTGAATGTGGCACCCCCACTGGACCTCAGCAAAGTTAAAGTTCAAGGCCTCAACAGCA AGGTGGCTGTGGGGCAGGAACAGGCATTCTCCGTGAGCACACAAGGGGCTGGCGGTCAGGGTCAATTAGACGTGCGGATGACCTCACCCTCCCGACGGCCCGTCCCCTGCAAGCTGGAGCCTGGAGCTGGAGCTGAAACTCAGGCCGTGCGTTACATGCCCCCTGAGGAGGGGCCATACAAGGTGGATATTACCTATGATGGCCACCCCGTCCCTGGCAGCCCCTTTGCTGTGGAAGGTGTCCTGCCCCCTGACCCCTCCAAG GTCTGTGCTTATGGCCCTGGTCTCAAGGGTGGACTCGTAGGCACCCCTGCACCCTTCTCCATCGACACCAAAGGGGCCGGCACAGGAGGCCTGGGGCTGACTGTGGAAGGCCCCTGCGAGGCCAAGATTGAGTGCCAGGATAACGGTGATGGCTCCTGTGCTGTCAGTTACCTACCCACAGAGCCAGGCGAATACACCATTAACATCCTGTTTGCCGAAGCCCATATCCCTGGCTCACCCTTCAAGGCCACCATCCGACCCGTGTTCGACCCGAGCAAGGTTCGAGCCAGTGGGCCAGGCCTAGAGCGTGGCAAAGCTGGTGAGGCAGCCACATTCACTGTGGACTGCTCAGAAGCTGGAGAGGCAGAGCTGACCATTGAGATCCTGTCGGACGCTGGTGTCAAGGCTGAGGTGCTGATCCATAACAACGCCGATGGCACCTACCACATCACCTACAGCCCTGCCTTCCCTGGCACCTACACCATCACCATCAAATATGGAGGCCATCCAATACCCAAATTCCCCACGCGTGTCCATGTGCAGCCTGCTGTTGATACCAGTGGTGTCAAGGTCTCAGGACCGGGTGTGGAGCCACACG GTGTTCTACGGGAGGTGACCACTGAATTCACTGTGGACGCAAGGTCCCTAACAGCCACTGGTGGCAACCATGTGACAGCACATGTGCTCAACCCCTCGGGTGCTAAGACAGACACCTACGTGACAGACAACGGGGATGGCACCTACCGAGTGCAGTACACGGCCTATGAAGAGG GTGTGCATTTGGTGGAGGTGCTCTATGATGAGGTAGCTGTGCCCAAGAGCCCCTTCCGGGTGGGCGTGACCGAGGGCTGTGATCCCACCCGTGTCCGAGCCTTTGGACCAGGCCTGGAGAGTGGCTTGGTCAACAAGGCCAACCGCTTCACTGTGGAAACCAG GGGAGCTGGCACTGGGGGCCTAGGACTGGCCATTGAGGGCCCCTCAGAAGCCAAGATGTCTTGCAAAGACAACAAGGATGGTAGCTGCACTGTGGAGTACATCCCCTTCACCCCCGGAGACTATGATGTCAACATCACCTTTGGGGGGCGGCCCATCCCAG GGAGCCCATTCCGGGTACCAGTAAAGGATGTGGTAGACCCTGGGAAGGTGAAGTGCTCAGGACCAGGGCTGGGGGCCGGTGTCAGGGCACGGGTACCCCAGACCTTCACAGTGGACTGCAGTCAAGCTGGCCGGGCCCCCCTGCAGGTGGCTGTGCTAGGCCCTACAG GTGTGGCTGAGCCTGTGGAGGTGCGTGATAATGGAGATGGCACCCACACTGTCCACTATACCCCTGCCACTGACGGGCCCTACACAGTAGCGGTCAAGTATGCTGACCAGGAGGTGCCACGCAG CCctttcaagatcaaggtgcttcCAGCCCATGATGCCAGCAAGGTGAGGGCCAGTGGCCCTGGCCTCAACGCCTCTGGCATACCCGCCAGCCTGCCTGTGGAGTTCACTATAGATGCCCGGGATGCTGGAGAGGGGCTCCTCACTGTTCAGATCCTG GATCCTGAGGGTAAACCCAAGAAGGCCAACATCCGAGACAATGGGGATGGCACATACACTGTGTCCTACCTGCCAGACATGAGTGGCCGATACACCATCACCATCAAGTATGGTGGTGACGAGATCCCCTATTCTCCCTTCCGAATCCACGCCCTGCCCACTGGGGATGCCAGCAAGTGCCTTGTCACAG TGTCCATTGGAGGCCATGGCCTTG GTGCCTGCCTGGGACCCCGAATCCAGATTGGAGAGGAGACGGTGATCACGGTGGATGCCAAGGCAGCAGGCAAGGGGAAGGTGACCTGCACAGTCTCTACGCCAGACGGGGCAGAGCTCGACGTGGACGTGGTTGAGAACCACGATGGTACCTTTGACATCTACTACACAGCACCCGAGCCAGGGAAGTACGTCATCACCATCCGCTTCGGGGGCGAGCACATCCCCAACAGCCCCTTCCATGTGCTG GCTTGTGACTCCCTGCCCCGTGTGGAGGAGCCTGCTGAAGTGCTACAGCTGCACCAACCCCACGCCCCTCCCCGGCCCAGCACCTGCCCCACACACTGG GCCACAGAGGAGCCGGTGGTGCCTGTGGAACCATTGGAGTCTATGCTGAGGCCCTTCAACCTGGTCATCCCCTTCACCGTGCAGAAAGGAGAACTCACAG GAGAGGTGCGGATGCCTTCTGGGAAGACCGCACGGCCCAACATCACCGACAACAAGGACGGCACCATCACGGTTAGGTATGCGCCCACAGAGAAGGGCCTGCACCAGATGGGCATCAAGTATGATGGCAACCACATCCCTG GGAGTCCCCTGCAGTTCTATGTGGATGCCATCAACAGCCGCCATGTCAGTGCCTATGGGCCAGGCCTGAGCCATGGCATGGTCAACAAGCCGGCCACCTTTACCATTGTCACCAAGGATGCTGGGGAAG GGGGTCTGTCGTTGGCTGTGGAGGGCCCATCCAAAGCTGAGATCACCTGCAAGGACAACAAGGATGGCACCTGCACCGTGTCCTACCTGCCCACAGCGCCTGGTGACTACAGCATCATTGTGCGCTTTGATGACAAGCACATCCCAGGGAGCCCCTTCACGGCCAAGATCACAG GTGATGACTCAATGAGGACATCACAGCTGAATGTGGGCACCTCCACGGATGTGTCACTGAAGATCACTGAGAGTGACCTGAGCCAGCTGACTGCCAGTATCCGAGCCCCCTCAGGCAACGAGGAGCCCTGCCTGTTGAAGCGTCTGCCTAACCGGCATATTG GGATCTCCTTCACCCCCAAGGAAGTTGGGGAGCATGTGGTGAGTGTGCGCAAGAGTGGCAAGCATGTCACCAACAGCCCCTTCAAGATCCTGGTGGGGCCATCAGAGATTGGGGATGCCAGCAAGGTTCGCGTCTGGGGCAAGGGACTTTCTGAGGGCCACACTTTCCAGGTGGCAGAGTTCATCGTGGATACTCGTAACGCAG GTTATGGGGGATTGGGGCTGAGTATTGAAGGCCCTAGTAAGGTGGACATCAACTGTGAGGACATGGAGGACGGCACATGCAAAGTCACCTACTGCCCCACTGAGCCCGGCACCTACATCATCAACATCAAGTTTGCTGACAAACACGTACCCG GAAGCCCCTTCACCGTGAAGGTGACTGGCGAGGGCCGCATGAAGGAAAGTATCACCCGACGTAGACAGGCACCTTCCATTGCCACCATTGGTAGCACCTGTGACCTCAACCTCAAGATCCCAG GGAACTGGTTCCAGATGGTGTCTGCTCAGGAGCGCCTGACACGCACCTTCACACGAAGCAGCCACACATACACCCGCACAGAGCGGACAGAGATCAGCAAGACTCGGGGTGGGGAGACCAAGCGTGAGGTGCGGGTGGAGGAGTCCACCCAGGTTGGCGGAGACCCCTTCCCTGCTGTTTTTGGGGACTTCCTGGGTCGGGAACGCCTAGGATCCTTTGGCAGCATCACCCGGCAGCAGGAGG GTGAGGCCAGCTCTCAGGACATGACGGCGCAGGTGACCAGCCCATCAGGCAAGACAGAGGCTGCAGAGATTGTGGAGGGGGAGGACAGTGCATACAGCGTACGCTTTGTGCCCCAGGAGATGGGGCCCCACACGGTCGCTGTCAAGTACCGGGGCCAGCACGTGCCTGGTAGCCCCTTCCAGTTCACTGTGGGGCCTCTGGGTGAAGGTGGTGCTCACAAGGTGCGGGCTGGAGGCACAGGCTTGGAGCGAGGTGTGGCTGGCATGCCAG CTGAGTTCAGCATCTGGACCCGAGAAGCAGGTGCCGGGGGCCTGTCCATTGCTGTGGAGGGTCCCAGCAAGGCAGAGATTGCATTTGAGGACCGCAAAGATGGCTCCTGTGGTGTCTCCTATGTTGTTCAGGAGCCAG GTGACTACGAGGTGTCCATCAAGTTCAACGATGAGCACATCCCAGACAGCCCCTTTGTGGTGCCTGTGGCCTCCCTCTCAGATGATGCTCGCCGTCTCACGGTTACCAGCCTCCAG GAAACGGGGCTGAAAGTGAACCAGCCAGCATCCTTTGCAGTGCAGCTCAATGGTGCACGGGGTGTGATCGATGCTAGGGTGCATACACCCTCAGGAGCTGTGGAGGAGTGCTATGTCTCTGAGCTGGACAGTG ACAAGCATACCATCCGCTTCATCCCCCATGAGAATGGTGTTCACTCCATCGATGTCAAGTTCAATGGTGCCCACATACCCGGAAGCCCCTTCAAGATCCGTGTTGGGGAGCAGAGCCAGGCTGGAGACCCAGGCTTGGTGTCAGCCTATGGTCCTGGACTCGAGGGGGGCACCACTG GTGTGTCATCAGAGTTCATCGTGAACACCCTGAACGCAGGATCAGGAGCCTTGTCTGTCACCATTGATGGCCCTTCCAAAGTGCAGCTGGACTGTCGGGAGTGTCCTGAGGGCCATGTGGTCACTTACACTCCCATGGCCCCTGGCAACTACCTCATTGCCATCAAGTATGGTGGCCCCCAGCACATCGTGGGCAGCCCCTTCAAAGCGAAGGTCACAG GTCCCCGGTTGTCTGGAGGCCACAGCCTTCACGAAACATCCACGGTTCTGGTGGAGACTGTGACCAAGTCCTCCTCAAGCCGTGGCTCCAGCTACAGTTCCATCCCCAAGTTCTCTTCGGATGCCAGCAAGGTGGTGACACGAGGTCCTGGACTGTCCCAGGCATTTGTGGGTCAGAAGAACTCCTTCACCGTGGACTGCAGCAAAGCAG GCACCAACATGATGATGGTGGGTGTACACGGGCCCAAGACTCCCTGTGAGGAGGTGTATGTGAAGCACATGGGGAACCGCGTGTACAATGTCACCTACACTGTCAAGGAGAAAGGAGACTACATACTCATCGTCAAGTGGGGTGATGAAAGTGTCCCCGGAAGCCCTTTCAAAGTCAATGTGCCTTGA